In one window of Hymenobacter nivis DNA:
- the atpB gene encoding F0F1 ATP synthase subunit A produces MKHLLSILLFLLTLPVFAQEPAKGAEPAEAFNAGEVILHHIADSHEWHWFSTDNGNFVSYFPIIAYQPGKGLSVFSSEKITEGKSYENLKLEHEHLTALDGSKVYDFSITKNVVALMLSSLVLVLVFTSVARGYRRRVGQAPTGLQSFLEPFVVFIRDEVAKKSIGPKYERYMPYLLTVFFFIWFNNLLGLTPGAANLTGNVAVTAMLAILTLIITLFSSNKNYWGHIFAPPGVPWALYIIMIPVELVGIIVKPFSLAVRLFANITAGHIIILSFISLIFIFRSAGAGFLSVPFGLFISLLELLVSILQAYIFTLLTAMYIGGAVEEHHHEEDFGTAEQLHGGSNLGRLTRPDVAAH; encoded by the coding sequence ATGAAGCATTTACTATCGATTCTCCTTTTTCTGCTGACCCTGCCGGTTTTTGCCCAAGAGCCCGCCAAGGGCGCTGAGCCGGCCGAAGCCTTCAACGCGGGGGAAGTTATTTTGCACCACATCGCCGATTCCCACGAATGGCACTGGTTCTCCACCGACAACGGCAATTTCGTTAGCTATTTCCCCATCATCGCCTACCAGCCGGGCAAAGGCCTGTCGGTGTTTTCGTCGGAAAAAATAACCGAAGGCAAAAGCTACGAAAACCTTAAGCTCGAGCATGAACACCTGACCGCGCTGGACGGCAGCAAAGTATACGATTTCTCCATTACCAAAAACGTCGTGGCTCTTATGCTGAGCAGCCTGGTTTTGGTACTCGTGTTCACGTCGGTGGCTCGCGGCTACCGCCGCCGCGTAGGCCAGGCCCCTACCGGCTTGCAGTCGTTCCTAGAGCCGTTCGTAGTATTTATTCGCGATGAGGTAGCCAAGAAAAGCATCGGCCCCAAGTACGAGCGCTACATGCCGTACCTGCTCACCGTGTTCTTTTTTATCTGGTTCAACAACCTGCTGGGCCTCACGCCCGGGGCTGCCAACCTGACCGGCAACGTAGCCGTAACGGCCATGCTAGCCATCCTCACGCTGATTATCACCCTGTTCAGCAGCAACAAAAACTACTGGGGACACATCTTCGCGCCTCCCGGGGTGCCGTGGGCACTCTACATAATCATGATACCGGTTGAGCTGGTCGGGATAATTGTGAAGCCTTTCTCGCTCGCGGTGCGGCTATTCGCCAACATCACGGCCGGCCACATCATCATTCTCAGCTTCATCAGCCTGATTTTCATTTTTCGCTCGGCTGGGGCTGGCTTCCTATCGGTTCCTTTCGGCCTGTTCATCAGCCTATTGGAGCTGCTAGTGTCCATCCTGCAAGCGTACATCTTTACGTTGCTTACGGCCATGTACATCGGTGGAGCCGTTGAAGAGCACCACCACGAAGAAGACTTTGGCACCGCCGAACAGTTGCATGGTGGCTCCAACCTGGGCCGCCTCACCCGCCCCGACGTAGCCGCTCACTAA
- a CDS encoding AtpZ/AtpI family protein, with translation MPLPPTAGPGPESDPAGDDRLRTVAKYSGIAFQMLATIGLSAWAGTWLDGHYHTKTPWFTIGLMLAGVLVALYQVIRSLTNNA, from the coding sequence ATGCCCCTCCCACCCACCGCCGGCCCCGGGCCCGAATCCGACCCTGCCGGCGACGACCGGCTGCGCACCGTGGCTAAGTATTCGGGCATCGCTTTTCAGATGCTGGCCACCATCGGCCTCAGCGCCTGGGCCGGCACGTGGCTCGACGGCCACTACCACACCAAAACGCCGTGGTTCACCATCGGGCTCATGCTGGCGGGCGTGCTCGTGGCCCTCTACCAAGTCATACGCTCCCTCACCAACAACGCCTAG
- a CDS encoding tetratricopeptide repeat protein, producing the protein MTNYSLNFRWLAWAGLLLGLGWLAGCASSTGVVGHAINNVAARDNAYFLAREQLRATETKLYAGRVNDYNQRLPLFPTLDSASVRANRADLNGIIKRASMPIQNRPGSDWTDDAYLLVAWARFYAMQFDDAALTFKYVNSTSKDPNAQHEGLIGLMRTFMATDQLESAKAVSDLLDREVGAPADARELFLTRADYYLRTEEPKLAIPQLERAVPLIEIKNERSRTRYLLAQLYQEQGDDKKAVAQLNDILAHNPPYELDFFSKLLLAQVSGLDAENKARLDKYFAGLLKDPKNKEYHDKIYYELARLAYRQKDYAGALAQLRTAAKATTTNRSQKSYTYLLAGRIYYENLQKFRLAAAYYDSTVQNMSQTARTYVAVKERADILKEFAKQYTIVETQDSLQALVRLDPGALDQRLDQYASAELTARQVALAKKVLADKDQARAAELAGRPSLSNGSSLSNLPSGQSAIDPLAFDPTAAGTGAKWYFDNPATLGTARADFLRKWDNRRLQDNWRTSSQANSANPAANGSVPVTVTGNGDTRVNPTTGAPDGPRVAPAVDPAAEKRDLLVQYRQTLPTTPEKLQASNKQIEAALYELGNIYKEQLKERDQGIATYAQQVQRFPQGLNAPDAYYLLYLHYKALPDAAKAAGYAAALQREFPQSLYAKLIADPQYREHELALHKAVASRVDSAFVLYKNQEFRKASGVLARTERQYPKNDLSDRVAYLKTLLVVRTQPPLTARGMVEKFYKDFPDSPLVPEARALASTYQRQDAGQITGALASMDKPVVSIFRPGEIDSRLRVYYSNDESPAAAVTPTPAAPAPVAPAPPPGITPAAEAPKGSPKPTVPARRAPKNAPKAAVTGAPATTAPAPVVPRAAPAPAAGTPTPTGAPVPAAGTPTTGAPAPAAGTPTPTGAPAPAADPNAAAAPAPAAPATAYGTQLSAAHAVVLVFPKGTPPVANLDAALDAYNHRWFRDVNLQVQAGALDDKQDLLVVRALVGAKVAQSYAVKLRGPQSPLGRLRGQGFQVLVISLENLALLQSSGDLAGYQAFFQKVYK; encoded by the coding sequence TTGACGAATTACTCGCTGAATTTTCGCTGGCTGGCCTGGGCCGGGTTGCTGCTGGGCCTCGGGTGGCTGGCCGGCTGCGCGTCGAGCACCGGCGTGGTGGGCCACGCCATCAACAACGTGGCGGCGCGCGATAATGCCTACTTCCTGGCCCGCGAGCAACTGCGCGCCACCGAAACCAAGCTGTACGCGGGGCGCGTGAACGACTACAACCAGCGGCTACCGCTGTTCCCGACGCTGGACAGCGCCAGCGTGCGGGCCAACCGGGCCGATTTGAATGGCATCATCAAGCGGGCATCGATGCCGATTCAGAACCGGCCAGGGTCGGACTGGACCGACGACGCCTACCTGCTGGTAGCCTGGGCCCGGTTCTACGCGATGCAGTTTGACGATGCGGCGCTGACATTTAAATACGTGAACTCGACCAGCAAAGACCCCAACGCCCAGCACGAGGGCCTGATTGGGCTGATGCGCACCTTCATGGCCACCGACCAGCTGGAGAGCGCCAAGGCCGTGTCGGACCTGCTGGACCGGGAGGTGGGGGCCCCGGCCGACGCCCGCGAGCTGTTCCTGACCCGCGCCGACTACTACCTGCGCACTGAGGAGCCGAAACTGGCCATTCCGCAGCTGGAGCGGGCCGTGCCGCTGATTGAAATCAAGAACGAGCGTTCGCGCACGCGTTACCTGCTGGCCCAGCTGTACCAGGAGCAGGGCGACGACAAGAAGGCAGTGGCGCAGCTCAACGACATCCTGGCCCACAACCCGCCCTACGAGCTGGATTTTTTCAGCAAGCTGCTGCTGGCGCAGGTGTCGGGGCTGGACGCGGAGAACAAGGCCCGGCTCGATAAGTACTTCGCCGGGCTGCTGAAGGACCCGAAGAACAAGGAGTACCACGACAAGATTTACTACGAGCTGGCGCGGCTGGCTTACCGCCAGAAAGACTACGCCGGGGCCCTGGCTCAGCTGCGCACCGCCGCCAAGGCCACTACCACCAACCGCTCCCAGAAGAGCTACACCTACCTGCTGGCCGGGCGCATCTACTACGAGAACTTGCAGAAATTCCGCCTCGCGGCGGCCTATTACGACAGCACGGTGCAGAACATGAGCCAGACGGCCCGCACTTACGTGGCCGTTAAGGAGCGGGCCGACATTCTGAAGGAATTTGCCAAGCAGTACACCATCGTCGAAACCCAGGACAGCCTCCAGGCGCTGGTGCGGCTCGACCCAGGGGCCCTCGACCAGCGCCTCGACCAGTACGCCAGCGCCGAGCTGACGGCCCGCCAGGTGGCGCTGGCCAAGAAGGTGCTGGCTGACAAGGACCAGGCCCGCGCCGCCGAGCTGGCCGGCCGGCCGAGCCTCAGCAACGGCAGCTCGCTGAGCAACTTGCCCAGCGGCCAGTCGGCCATCGACCCGCTGGCGTTTGACCCCACCGCCGCCGGCACCGGGGCCAAGTGGTACTTCGACAACCCCGCCACGCTGGGCACGGCGCGCGCCGATTTCCTGCGCAAGTGGGACAACCGCCGCCTGCAGGACAACTGGCGCACCAGCAGCCAAGCCAACAGCGCCAACCCCGCGGCCAACGGCAGCGTGCCCGTCACCGTGACCGGCAACGGCGACACCCGCGTGAACCCCACCACCGGGGCCCCCGATGGCCCCCGCGTGGCTCCCGCCGTGGATCCTGCCGCCGAAAAGCGGGACCTACTAGTGCAGTACCGCCAGACGCTGCCCACCACGCCCGAAAAGCTGCAAGCGTCTAACAAACAGATTGAAGCGGCGCTGTACGAGCTGGGCAACATCTACAAAGAGCAGCTGAAGGAGCGCGACCAAGGCATTGCCACCTATGCCCAGCAGGTGCAGCGTTTCCCCCAGGGCCTCAACGCGCCCGACGCTTACTACCTACTGTATTTGCATTACAAAGCCCTGCCCGACGCCGCTAAAGCCGCTGGCTACGCGGCCGCTTTGCAGCGCGAATTTCCGCAGTCGCTCTACGCCAAGCTGATTGCCGACCCGCAGTACCGCGAGCACGAGCTGGCCCTGCATAAGGCCGTGGCCAGCCGCGTCGATTCGGCGTTTGTGCTTTATAAAAACCAGGAGTTCCGCAAGGCTTCGGGCGTGCTGGCGCGCACCGAGCGCCAATATCCCAAGAACGACCTCAGCGACCGGGTGGCGTACTTAAAAACGCTGCTCGTGGTGCGTACCCAGCCGCCGCTCACGGCCCGCGGCATGGTGGAGAAGTTCTATAAAGACTTCCCCGACAGCCCGCTGGTACCCGAGGCCCGCGCCCTGGCCAGCACCTACCAGCGGCAGGACGCCGGCCAAATCACCGGGGCCCTGGCCTCGATGGACAAGCCCGTAGTGTCGATATTCCGCCCCGGCGAAATCGACAGCCGGCTGCGCGTGTACTACAGCAACGATGAGTCGCCAGCCGCGGCCGTAACGCCCACGCCAGCCGCGCCCGCCCCGGTGGCGCCAGCGCCCCCCCCGGGAATAACGCCGGCTGCGGAGGCTCCCAAGGGCTCGCCAAAACCGACGGTACCGGCGCGGAGGGCCCCGAAGAATGCGCCCAAAGCAGCCGTAACGGGCGCGCCAGCAACAACTGCGCCCGCGCCGGTAGTGCCCAGGGCCGCCCCAGCGCCGGCCGCCGGCACCCCCACTCCCACTGGGGCCCCAGTGCCAGCCGCCGGCACCCCCACCACTGGGGCCCCAGCGCCGGCCGCAGGCACCCCCACTCCCACTGGGGCCCCAGCGCCGGCAGCTGACCCGAACGCCGCTGCTGCGCCCGCGCCTGCCGCGCCTGCTACGGCCTATGGCACGCAGCTGAGTGCAGCCCACGCCGTGGTGCTGGTGTTCCCGAAGGGTACGCCGCCGGTGGCCAATTTAGATGCGGCGCTGGA